CTTCTTGTCCTCCGGTACAATGATCTTTGGTATCTTGTCCATTGCTTCGGAGTACGCTTTCAGCATACCACAATTAACTGCGCGGTCAAACACCTCATCGCACCATTTATCGTATTCGGCAGACTCGGTTTCCCGGTAATCCTTCTCAAAGATAATATCGTCCATTGCGTTACCCCTTTATGATTTTCTCAAGCTGCATTTCGGTCGCGTTAGGCAGACGTGAATGCAGATGTTTTAGGATACGTTCTTTAGATTCCTGCGGGTCTCGCTGATAGGCAGATGTGATAAGGTCGTACCCGAAAAGTTCTTCCGGCGTCGCATACTCTGCGACACCCCAGCCATAAGGTCTTCCGTATCTGTCCTGCATATAGACGAAATCCGCGATGCAGACATAGCTCTGCATTTGCAGCCGCGTGATGCACGTCTCAAAACCGGTGTTGCCGCCCTTGCGGTAGTTCAGAGCCTCTTTCAGCCGTTTGGAAAGCATCCTGCCTTCACCGGCTATGGCTTCATAAAGCTCCTTGTCCTTGTAGGACGCCAAGCCGTCATCCCAACGGGCGTCAAAGTCATAGCCGTCACGCCGGAAGTTCGCAAAGTCCGGAATCCACTCCCGACTCACAAATCCAGCCTTCTTGTTGAAAAGTTTGCCGTAAAGACATTTGCCGCTCCGCGCAGCCGGTCCTTTCCATTCCCACGGACCATCTACATCATCCGCAAACCATAACTCAGGTGGGCAAAGTTCCTCGATGGAGAAGCCGTGAATCTCGTTCCGAAAGAAGGGCAGAAAGCCGTATTGTTCGACGGCGGCAATCAGATCATCACTGCTCCGCAGCAATGCCTTTTGTTCATTCTCTTTCATTCTGTGTACTCCAAGCCTTCCTCTGCGCACCAGCGGATCGCAAGCTCTCGATACGCCTCCGCCAGATAATCATACCAACGCTGTTCCAGCCCGTGATAGCGCACAGACTGTTTGAAGCGGCGGAATGCGCCTTTTCCCCGGATGGCATAGGCAAGTTCCTCCTGTGCCTTTCCGGGAGGGAGCCGGTCAATGAAATCCTCCATGATGCGGTATTGATGAATCTCACACTTGGTCGGAAAGCGAAGAAACCGCTCCGGCGTATTTTCCATTTCAGCAGCAAGAGCTTTGTCTTCCTCCGTCATATCAGTCATCAATGGATCGGCAAGATAAACGGTCTTGCCGGTCTTTGTGTCCCAGAAGCTCGTGAAGACTTCATTTGCTTCTTCGATTGCCTGAATGACCTGTTTTAATGGGATCGTCATTTTCCGCAGCA
This is a stretch of genomic DNA from Vescimonas fastidiosa. It encodes these proteins:
- a CDS encoding AlkZ-related protein; the protein is MKENEQKALLRSSDDLIAAVEQYGFLPFFRNEIHGFSIEELCPPELWFADDVDGPWEWKGPAARSGKCLYGKLFNKKAGFVSREWIPDFANFRRDGYDFDARWDDGLASYKDKELYEAIAGEGRMLSKRLKEALNYRKGGNTGFETCITRLQMQSYVCIADFVYMQDRYGRPYGWGVAEYATPEELFGYDLITSAYQRDPQESKERILKHLHSRLPNATEMQLEKIIKG
- a CDS encoding UPF0158 family protein — encoded protein: MTIPLKQVIQAIEEANEVFTSFWDTKTGKTVYLADPLMTDMTEEDKALAAEMENTPERFLRFPTKCEIHQYRIMEDFIDRLPPGKAQEELAYAIRGKGAFRRFKQSVRYHGLEQRWYDYLAEAYRELAIRWCAEEGLEYTE